From Schizosaccharomyces pombe strain 972h- genome assembly, chromosome: II, the proteins below share one genomic window:
- the dpm3 gene encoding dolichol-phosphate mannosyltransferase subunit 3 → MQRIHKVILYYVSLTILYRVTYLFDLEEPWSTLRPYTPYLFILAFGSYLGITLLYNVATTNDKPEAYVDLVKDIKEAQDALRSKGMTIED, encoded by the exons ATGCAAAGGATTCACAAAGTTATCCTTTATTATGTTTCACTGACCATATTGTATCGAGTAACTTACCTATTTGATTTGGAAGAGCCTTGGTCGACTCTTCGCCCTTATACTCCCTACTTGTTCATTTTGGCTTTCGGCAGCTATTTGGGAATCACTTTGTTATACAATGTCGCTACTACTAATGACAAACCAGAAGCTTATGTTGATTTGGTAAAG GATATAAAAGAAGCACAGGATGCTTTAAGGTCCAAGGGTATGACTATTGAAGACTAA
- the thi2 gene encoding thiazole biosynthetic enzyme, with amino-acid sequence MAPATAVVTPQTAFKTDLPVEKTAHNTVVKSEMGALSKAYPTYSLDESFSFAPIRESTVSRAMTRRYFSDLDKYAESDIVIVGAGSAGLTAAYYIGTRRPDLKIAIIEASVAPGGGAWLGGQLFSAMVVRKPADLFLNEIGVPYEDEGDYVVVKHAALFTSTVMARTLALPNVKLFNATAVEDLIVKEGKDGKQRIAGVVTNWTLVSLNHGLQSCMDPNTINAHLVVSATGHDGPFGAFCVKRLASAQLVSNLHDMRPLDMNRAEDLIVKGTREVFPGMIVGGMELSEFDGANRMGPTFGGMMFSGIKAAQEALAIFDERKAVNEKYL; translated from the coding sequence ATGGCCCCTGCTACTGCTGTCGTTACACCCCAAACTGCCTTCAAGACTGACTTGCCAGTTGAAAAGACTGCTCATAACACTGTAGTGAAAAGTGAAATGGGTGCTTTATCAAAGGCTTACCCTACTTACTCTTTGGACGAGTCATTTAGCTTTGCTCCTATTCGTGAAAGCACTGTAAGCCGTGCTATGACTCGTCGCTATTTCAGCGACTTGGATAAATATGCTGAATCCGACATTGTTATTGTTGGAGCTGGTTCTGCAGGACTTACTGCAGCTTACTACATTGGAACTCGCCGCCCTGATTTGAAGATTGCTATCATCGAGGCTAGTGTTGCTCCAGGTGGTGGTGCTTGGCTTGGTGGTCAGCTTTTTAGTGCAATGGTTGTTCGTAAGCCAGCTGATCTTTTCTTAAATGAAATTGGTGTTCCTTACGAAGATGAGGGTGATTATGTTGTGGTCAAACATGCCGCTCTTTTCACCAGCACTGTTATGGCCCGTACTTTGGCACTTCCTAATgtcaaacttttcaatgCCACTGCTGTTGAAGATTTGATTGTTAAGGAAGGAAAAGATGGTAAGCAACGCATTGCCGGTGTTGTTACAAATTGGACCCTTGTTTCCTTGAATCACGGTCTTCAATCTTGCATGGACCCAAACACTATTAATGCCCATTTGGTTGTTTCTGCTACTGGTCATGATGGTCCATTCGGCGCTTTCTGTGTCAAGCGCCTTGCCAGTGCTCAACTTGTTTCTAACCTTCACGACATGCGTCCTTTAGATATGAACCGTGCTGAGGACCTTATTGTAAAGGGAACTCGTGAAGTTTTTCCAGGAATGATTGTTGGAGGTATGGAGCTTTCTGAATTTGATGGTGCCAACCGTATGGGACCAACCTTCGGTGGTATGATGTTTAGCGGCATCAAAGCTGCTCAAGAAGCTCTTGCTATTTTTGATGAACGTAAGGCTGTTAATGAAAAGTACttgtaa
- the tda1 gene encoding threonine ammonia-lyase yields the protein MTGTSFYTSVLRLGRLAQQGLKFQSVKHIRPSCFSSFGLQAKRWNSTQQNDSSIDCLEPKLQGIIEDNISPSTAQKEISDIKFNIPKEMLLPDGTPDYLRLTLTSNVYEVIKETPLTKGVVISESTGVPVYLKREDLTPVFSFKIRGAHNKMASLDKQSLKNGVIACSAGNHAQGVAYSARTLGVKATIVMPQNTPEIKWRNVKRLGANVLLHGANFDIAKAECARLAKEQNLEVIHPFDDPYVIAGQGTIGLEILHQIDLRKLDAIYCAVGGGGLIAGIATYVKRIAPHVKVIGVETFDADALKKSLKDKKRVTLKEVGLFADGTAVKLVGEETFRLVSKNIDDVVLVDKDEICAAIKDVFLDTRSVVEPSGAMAVAGMKRYVAKHKPKNPNAAQVCILSGANMDFDRLRFIAERADLGLNKEVFLSVTIPERPGSFEALHNIITPRSITEFSYRYDNDDYANIYTSFVVKDRATELPLILQQISEQNMVAEDISDNELAKTHARYLIGGKSSVSKERLYRLDFPERPGALCKFLRSIKEVCSISLFHYRNCGGDIASVLAGLRVFDGQVEKLHSVLEEIGYNWVDETNNPVYLRYLRK from the coding sequence ATGACTGGAACGAGTTTTTACACTTCGGTACTCAGATTGGGACGATTGGCTCAACAGGGCCTAAAATTCCAATCTGTAAAACATATTCGTCCATCatgtttttcatcttttggATTACAAGCTAAACGTTGGAACTCTACTCAACAAAATGATAGTTCTATTGATTGTTTAGAACCTAAGCTGCAAGGAATTATTGAAGACAATATTTCTCCCTCGACGgcacaaaaagaaatatcaGACATCAAGTTTAATATTCCAAAGGAAATGCTTCTTCCAGATGGAACTCCTGATTATTTACGTTTGACTCTCACGTCTAACGTGTATGAAGTTATCAAGGAGACTCCTCTTACAAAGGGTGTTGTCATTTCTGAAAGTACCGGTGTTCCAGTCTACTTAAAACGTGAAGATCTCACTCCTgtgttttcatttaaaattcGAGGGGCTCATAATAAAATGGCTTCTCTTGATAAGCAGTCATTGAAAAATGGAGTCATTGCTTGTTCCGCTGGCAATCACGCCCAGGGTGTTGCTTACTCCGCTAGGACTCTTGGTGTAAAAGCTACCATTGTTATGCCTCAGAATACTCCTGAAATCAAATGGAGGAACGTTAAGAGATTGGGCGCTAATGTTCTCTTACATGGAGCTAATTTTGACATTGCTAAAGCAGAATGTGCACGTTTGGCTAAAGAGCAAAATCTCGAAGTTATTCATCCCTTTGACGATCCTTATGTAATTGCTGGACAAGGAACCATTGGACTTGaaattcttcatcaaataGATCTTCGCAAGCTGGATGCTATTTACTGCGCTGTTGGCGGTGGTGGTTTAATTGCTGGAATAGCTACTTACGTTAAGCGTATTGCTCCCCATGTTAAGGTCATTGGTGTCGAGACATTTGACGCtgatgctttaaaaaagtctTTGAAGGACAAAAAGCGGGTAACCCTTAAGGAAGTTGGCTTATTCGCTGATGGAACTGCTGTGAAACTTGTTGGAGAGGAAACCTTCCGTCTTGTCTCCAAGAATATTGACGATGTAGTTCTTGTTGACAAAGATGAGATTTGTGCAGCCATTAAGGATGTTTTTTTGGATACCCGTTCAGTGGTCGAACCATCAGGAGCTATGGCTGTTGCTGGTATGAAGCGTTATGTCGCTAAACACAAGCCTAAAAATCCCAATGCTGCTCAGGTTTGCATCTTAAGTGGTGCCAATATGGACTTTGATCGCCTTAGATTTATTGCTGAGCGTGCTGATCTTGGTTTGAACAAGGAAGTATTCTTGAGTGTCACTATTCCTGAGCGCCCTGGTTCATTTGAAGCCCTACACAACATTATTACTCCACGTAGTATTACCGAATTTTCTTATCGTTACGATAATGATGACTATGCTAACATTTACACATCGTTTGTGGTAAAGGACCGTGCAACTGAATTGCCTTTGATTCTTCAACAAATCTCTGAGCAAAATATGGTTGCAGAAGATATCAGCGATAATGAACTTGCTAAAACTCATGCCCGTTATCTTATTGGAGGAAAATCATCTGTTTCAAAAGAGCGTTTGTACCGATTGGATTTCCCTGAACGCCCTGGAGCTTTATGTAAGTTTTTGAGGAGTATAAAGGAAGTTTGCAGCATTTCCCTTTTCCATTATCGTAATTGTGGTGGAGATATAGCTAGTGTGCTTGCTGGCCTTAGAGTTTTTGATGGCCAAGTGGAAAAACTTCATTCAGTTTTGGAAGAGATTGGATACAACTGGGTGGACGAAACAAATAATCCCGTTTACTTGCGCTATCTTCGTAAATAG